A DNA window from Candidatus Saccharibacteria bacterium oral taxon 955 contains the following coding sequences:
- a CDS encoding SDR family NAD(P)-dependent oxidoreductase: MKKALIVVTGVKFSPLKKEFNGGQIVNYIDHKGKKYKMNAGAGVVRQLIDDYEIIACGYSQSDAQILESEFGLSKDRFYEVDLLNKQRVGEFVKQVTSLKRSLGLPVHLVHYGGASDTATPLPNNSLLAHTWEMRAEAIPDLVANNCVTLINILQAMKQAKIFADQPISKVIFISAAAAVRAKQSLGLDVAQKGAGHGLIRTVALDLTPENIFVTEIMPGSTDSGFFDNDYTLDTAVDITKNLGYHPTVETYPVFTAEQIGDAAKYSLDANCNIREIVLLPYGQFPHLGA, translated from the coding sequence ATGAAAAAAGCACTTATAGTCGTGACGGGGGTCAAATTCTCGCCACTTAAAAAAGAATTTAATGGTGGACAGATCGTTAACTATATCGATCATAAAGGCAAAAAATACAAGATGAATGCTGGTGCAGGAGTCGTTCGACAACTGATTGACGATTACGAAATAATTGCGTGCGGTTATTCACAATCTGACGCTCAGATACTTGAGTCTGAATTTGGCCTATCAAAGGATCGTTTTTATGAAGTAGACCTTCTAAACAAGCAACGGGTAGGTGAGTTTGTCAAGCAAGTCACCAGCCTCAAGCGGTCGCTCGGACTACCAGTCCATCTTGTCCATTATGGTGGCGCTTCAGATACAGCGACACCTCTACCAAATAACAGTCTATTAGCACATACCTGGGAAATGCGGGCAGAGGCAATTCCTGACCTCGTAGCCAACAACTGTGTCACCCTAATAAACATCCTACAAGCGATGAAGCAGGCAAAAATCTTTGCAGACCAGCCAATCAGCAAGGTAATATTTATCTCAGCTGCTGCTGCCGTACGTGCCAAACAGTCGCTCGGGCTAGATGTTGCGCAAAAAGGTGCTGGTCACGGACTTATCCGAACCGTTGCCCTCGACCTAACACCCGAGAACATATTTGTGACCGAAATAATGCCAGGCAGTACCGATAGCGGGTTCTTTGACAACGACTACACGCTCGACACAGCAGTAGACATCACAAAAAACCTCGGCTACCATCCAACAGTCGAGACTTATCCCGTATTTACGGCCGAACAAATCGGAGACGCCGCAAAATATAGCCTAGATGCAAACTGTAATATTCGCGAGATCGTCCTATTGCCATACGGACAATTCCCGCACCTAGGAGCCTAG
- a CDS encoding CPBP family intramembrane metalloprotease has translation MSQLSIKNKFISTVRTHPLVSFFILAYLGSWIGWSPWWLSQTGVGLLPYELPHSAVAGINQLGLIAGPLVAAFFVTRIASGRKGVKQLQKSFTQWRAHPLAYILAFVAIPLAICAAYFLFGGVGISSNISPAIITTLLVTFVTYLAGGPIQEEGGWRGFALHRLQQRYHPLVAAVILGVVHCLWHVPLFFTSEWDTARSEASQLWAYLVLVVSMSVVMSWIVNKARGSVFLAVLAHNSVNWSLFVVATLSGAAVANNWPAALSLTVLAIVAIVATRGRLAFEESNR, from the coding sequence ATGAGCCAACTATCTATAAAAAATAAGTTTATTAGCACTGTTCGCACCCATCCCCTAGTGTCATTCTTTATTCTCGCATATCTTGGGTCGTGGATTGGGTGGAGTCCGTGGTGGTTGTCGCAGACAGGTGTCGGGTTGCTGCCGTATGAACTGCCACATTCTGCGGTTGCCGGTATCAATCAGCTCGGACTTATTGCGGGGCCGCTGGTTGCGGCGTTTTTTGTTACTCGCATCGCGAGTGGACGCAAAGGAGTAAAGCAACTACAAAAGAGCTTTACGCAGTGGCGAGCGCACCCACTGGCATATATTCTCGCATTCGTGGCAATTCCTCTAGCGATTTGTGCGGCGTATTTCCTCTTTGGTGGTGTTGGGATTTCGTCCAACATATCGCCTGCGATTATTACGACGTTGCTCGTTACATTTGTTACATATCTTGCTGGTGGTCCGATACAGGAAGAGGGCGGCTGGCGAGGCTTTGCTCTTCATCGTTTGCAGCAGCGGTATCACCCGCTAGTTGCGGCGGTTATTCTGGGCGTTGTGCATTGTCTATGGCATGTGCCATTGTTCTTTACTTCCGAATGGGACACGGCGCGCAGTGAGGCTTCGCAGTTATGGGCGTACCTTGTACTCGTGGTGAGTATGTCGGTCGTGATGTCATGGATTGTCAACAAGGCGCGCGGCAGTGTGTTTCTTGCTGTACTCGCACACAATAGCGTCAATTGGTCGCTCTTTGTTGTCGCGACACTCAGCGGCGCTGCTGTCGCCAACAACTGGCCTGCTGCACTCAGTCTGACAGTACTAGCAATCGTGGCGATTGTTGCGACACGTGGGCGACTTGCTTTTGAAGAGAGCAATAGGTAA
- a CDS encoding tetratricopeptide repeat protein — MFGLLLAVAFGALAIWRQSTVNDTPGDISQRLSSKLNKLWDIAQESLRDRKYLRAEKALLTILRVDERNATAYNRLGILYAKQQAYTDAIECFEIAQSLEPSASSLHNVGLIYYETANYDKAALAFEQALSMEDDLAARHIAYAKVQEKLGHQKKMIESLERAIKIEPSIQSYHILADAYERTGQTDKAGELRARIEKAVASKNPPARSVHQVRKVQM, encoded by the coding sequence ATGTTTGGATTATTACTTGCAGTAGCATTTGGTGCGTTGGCGATCTGGCGACAGTCAACTGTCAATGATACTCCAGGTGATATATCACAACGTCTTTCGAGTAAGCTAAATAAACTATGGGACATAGCTCAAGAGAGCCTGAGAGATCGCAAATATTTACGAGCCGAAAAGGCTCTTTTGACGATTCTCCGTGTAGATGAACGGAATGCCACTGCCTACAACCGACTCGGTATCCTATACGCTAAACAACAGGCCTACACCGACGCAATCGAATGTTTTGAGATTGCCCAAAGTCTTGAACCGAGTGCCTCAAGCCTTCATAATGTCGGCTTGATTTACTACGAAACCGCCAATTACGACAAAGCGGCTTTGGCTTTTGAGCAAGCCTTATCTATGGAGGACGACCTAGCAGCACGACACATCGCCTACGCCAAGGTACAGGAAAAATTAGGTCATCAAAAAAAGATGATTGAGAGTCTAGAGCGCGCCATAAAAATCGAACCGAGCATTCAGAGTTACCATATCCTTGCCGATGCATACGAGCGCACCGGCCAGACAGACAAGGCAGGTGAACTGCGTGCTCGCATAGAAAAAGCCGTTGCAAGCAAAAATCCTCCAGCACGAAGCGTACATCAAGTGCGCAAAGTGCAGATGTAG
- a CDS encoding AAA family ATPase, producing the protein MSLLYNPETKQLLDKVTIDMPHALLLEGPVGVGLSTIARDLAWHDLAGLIQGTDNENNVDISSKGVIRISQIRDLIESTRGKLTKRRVYVIDEADKMSIQAQNAFLKLLEEPNRFVSFIMTSHAPQKLLPTIISRVQRIHIKPIDQASSRNLIKNKGVNDERKQAQLLFLADGLPAELSRLINDEKLFTERSTYAADARTFIQGTPYQKAMIAQKYHGDRTSALEMLTVAQQILRHSLSSNPSPSIVRLSDQLADAYDRILANGNIRLQLINLVLQ; encoded by the coding sequence ATGTCGCTTCTATATAATCCCGAAACCAAGCAATTACTCGACAAGGTGACGATCGACATGCCTCACGCATTACTACTTGAAGGTCCGGTCGGGGTGGGTCTATCTACGATAGCTCGTGACCTAGCTTGGCATGACTTAGCAGGCTTGATCCAAGGCACGGACAATGAAAACAACGTCGACATATCATCAAAAGGTGTGATTAGAATATCGCAAATCCGTGATCTAATAGAATCAACTCGCGGTAAACTAACAAAAAGACGAGTTTACGTGATTGACGAGGCAGACAAGATGAGCATACAGGCGCAAAACGCATTTTTGAAACTACTCGAAGAACCAAACAGATTCGTGTCGTTTATCATGACTTCTCATGCACCGCAAAAGCTACTACCAACGATAATCTCACGCGTTCAACGAATACACATCAAGCCAATCGATCAGGCCTCTAGCCGTAATTTGATCAAAAACAAAGGCGTCAACGATGAGCGTAAGCAAGCTCAGCTGCTATTTCTAGCCGACGGACTGCCAGCTGAGCTTTCGCGCCTAATAAATGACGAGAAGCTATTTACCGAACGCTCGACCTATGCCGCCGATGCACGTACTTTTATCCAAGGTACTCCTTATCAAAAAGCGATGATTGCTCAAAAATACCATGGCGATCGAACCTCAGCCCTAGAGATGCTTACGGTGGCCCAGCAGATTCTCCGACATTCGCTCAGCTCCAACCCATCTCCGTCAATAGTGAGGCTTAGTGATCAGCTCGCTGACGCCTACGACCGGATCCTAGCCAACGGAAACATCCGTCTCCAACTAATAAACCTTGTGTTACAATAA
- a CDS encoding RluA family pseudouridine synthase, with protein sequence MKITTSDLLSILRQFRIADDSHVPRNIDQIKQSHPNPINQLVKFRFNRHHFYVLLDETAEDRASYIMEQIYTADSNVQGEILENPISKLTTYGLPFKGKDVYLFQQVDSKKRLDVLLAERYPETSRSTWQKHIKAGHIAVNGTPAKNARQEVTAADHIAISTPDHTDFSKHDLPIVYIDDDVIVINKPAGVLTHSKGALNDEFTVADFFRRYTTVGLDTNRPGIVHRLDRDTSGLIIGARTPESFDLLKSQFASRKTKKDYIAIVDGSPKQQHAKIDIPIGRNPSAPSTFRADSKGKSAITDYRVLDQGDGKSLVALHPLTGRTHQLRVHMQYLGTPITGDRVYGKPSDRLYLHAYRLEVTTAPGSRKTFTAPVPTEFGKYFPKVNQDVASI encoded by the coding sequence ATGAAAATCACTACCAGCGACCTTTTATCGATTCTCCGACAGTTTAGAATTGCTGACGATAGTCATGTTCCACGCAATATTGACCAAATCAAGCAAAGCCATCCCAATCCGATTAATCAACTAGTTAAATTTCGCTTCAATCGACATCACTTCTACGTGCTACTAGACGAAACGGCCGAAGACCGAGCGAGCTACATAATGGAGCAAATTTACACCGCCGACAGTAACGTTCAGGGTGAGATTTTAGAAAACCCGATTAGCAAGCTAACAACCTACGGACTGCCGTTCAAGGGCAAAGATGTCTACCTATTTCAGCAGGTAGATAGTAAGAAACGCCTCGACGTACTGCTAGCTGAACGCTACCCAGAAACAAGCCGTAGCACCTGGCAAAAACATATCAAAGCTGGGCATATTGCCGTCAACGGAACACCTGCAAAGAACGCCCGTCAAGAGGTGACTGCTGCGGATCATATTGCCATCAGCACCCCAGATCACACGGATTTCTCGAAACACGATCTACCAATTGTCTATATTGACGACGATGTAATTGTCATAAACAAGCCCGCTGGTGTATTGACCCACAGCAAAGGAGCATTAAATGATGAGTTCACGGTCGCGGACTTCTTTCGTCGCTATACAACGGTTGGACTAGACACCAATCGTCCTGGCATAGTTCATAGGCTTGACCGCGATACAAGTGGTCTGATTATCGGCGCACGTACGCCAGAGTCATTTGATCTATTGAAGTCGCAGTTTGCTAGTCGCAAAACCAAAAAAGATTACATAGCTATCGTAGATGGTTCGCCAAAACAACAACACGCCAAAATTGATATCCCAATCGGACGAAATCCAAGCGCACCAAGCACTTTTCGCGCTGACAGCAAAGGTAAGTCTGCCATTACAGATTATCGTGTTCTAGACCAGGGTGACGGTAAATCGTTAGTGGCACTTCATCCGCTGACTGGTCGCACTCATCAGCTCCGAGTCCACATGCAGTATTTAGGTACGCCTATTACTGGTGATCGTGTCTACGGTAAACCATCTGACAGGCTCTACCTTCACGCCTACCGACTTGAGGTGACAACCGCTCCAGGATCTCGAAAAACCTTTACCGCACCCGTACCAACAGAGTTTGGGAAATACTTTCCAAAGGTAAATCAGGATGTCGCTTCTATATAA
- the trpS gene encoding tryptophan--tRNA ligase, with product MTKPVILTGIRANNDLHIGNYFGAMLPTIDMATKRSNEYEINMFIPDLHSFTTPIDHSLLFDSIMNNARVYVAAGLPLDNDNIHLYRQSYVPAHSELAILLNNFTGFGEMERMTQFKDKSTKLSNDRISVGLFDYPVLMASDILLYGAKYIPVGDDQTQHLEFTRDIAQRMNHKFGELFTVPEPVIKQHEFFGKDQGLRIKDLIDPSKKMSKSDDTGRGVIFLSDSPEVAKKKIMGATTDGLARVNYDKTSQPGISNLLEILTLVRQANGRETTLEEVCDEFTGMERYGDFKKIVADEMARFLENFQAKLSAVSDGEILDKLEKSELAMNTVAKETLLRVQKAIGLRR from the coding sequence ATGACTAAACCAGTAATCCTCACAGGCATTCGTGCCAACAACGACCTACACATAGGCAACTACTTCGGTGCGATGCTACCGACTATAGACATGGCCACTAAGCGGTCTAATGAATATGAGATAAACATGTTTATCCCTGATTTACATAGCTTTACGACGCCGATTGACCACAGTCTGCTGTTTGACAGCATCATGAACAACGCCCGCGTATATGTTGCCGCAGGTCTACCACTTGATAACGACAATATCCATCTATATCGCCAGAGTTACGTCCCGGCTCATAGTGAGCTGGCGATACTACTCAACAACTTTACAGGTTTTGGTGAGATGGAGCGTATGACACAGTTCAAGGATAAATCCACAAAGCTCTCAAACGATAGAATTAGTGTCGGGCTATTTGACTATCCAGTCCTGATGGCGTCCGATATCTTGCTTTATGGCGCAAAATACATTCCTGTCGGCGATGATCAAACCCAACATCTCGAGTTTACCCGCGACATTGCCCAGCGCATGAACCACAAATTCGGCGAGCTCTTTACTGTGCCTGAACCAGTGATAAAACAACACGAGTTTTTTGGCAAAGACCAAGGATTGCGCATCAAAGACCTAATTGACCCAAGCAAGAAGATGAGTAAGTCGGACGACACGGGTAGGGGGGTTATCTTTCTAAGCGACAGCCCCGAGGTGGCAAAAAAGAAAATCATGGGCGCAACCACCGATGGTCTGGCTCGCGTCAACTACGACAAGACTAGTCAACCAGGTATCAGCAATCTACTTGAGATTCTCACGCTTGTCCGTCAAGCCAATGGGCGGGAAACGACCCTCGAGGAGGTTTGTGATGAGTTTACAGGCATGGAGCGCTATGGCGACTTCAAGAAGATAGTCGCCGACGAGATGGCGCGATTCTTGGAGAACTTCCAGGCGAAATTATCAGCCGTCTCTGACGGTGAAATCTTAGACAAGCTAGAGAAGTCAGAACTTGCCATGAATACAGTCGCCAAAGAAACGCTACTTCGGGTTCAAAAAGCCATCGGATTAAGGCGATAG
- a CDS encoding alpha/beta fold hydrolase, with protein sequence MWQKIIHKYLKIPYTLNTREFQSPKKPNSTIVLLHGIGSSLDMWVPHIKKLPKDARVIGIDLLGFGKSPKPTWGTYSAKLQATSVSATLLKLRVFGDAVIVGHSLGGLVGIELARRYPLMLTSLVLISPPIYTPRTNSSRFDFNPKVILRKMYGIMRDNPDATERILRMAGKYYLINPGFKVSNVNVNSFLASLETAILNQQSYKDILRIKHPTRIITGKLDILVINDVIKNIVQQKPSITWKSVIGGHEVTGNVQRASIEAIKSAVNEATTH encoded by the coding sequence ATGTGGCAAAAAATCATCCACAAATACCTAAAAATTCCTTACACGCTAAATACGCGTGAGTTTCAGTCTCCAAAAAAACCCAACTCCACCATCGTGTTGCTCCATGGTATTGGTAGCTCTCTGGACATGTGGGTGCCTCATATAAAAAAACTACCAAAAGACGCCCGAGTTATAGGCATTGACCTACTAGGCTTCGGTAAATCCCCAAAACCAACCTGGGGTACATATAGTGCGAAGCTCCAAGCTACCAGCGTCTCGGCAACCCTCCTCAAACTCAGGGTGTTTGGCGACGCCGTTATCGTTGGGCATTCCCTGGGCGGTCTTGTGGGTATAGAACTGGCGAGACGTTATCCTCTAATGCTAACTTCACTCGTCTTGATTAGCCCTCCAATTTACACGCCGCGGACAAACTCGTCGAGATTTGACTTCAACCCAAAAGTCATACTACGCAAAATGTACGGTATCATGCGCGATAATCCAGATGCCACCGAACGTATCCTACGCATGGCCGGAAAATACTACCTAATCAACCCTGGATTTAAGGTTTCCAACGTCAACGTAAACTCATTTCTAGCCTCCCTTGAAACCGCAATTCTTAATCAACAATCTTACAAGGATATTTTACGCATCAAGCACCCCACGAGAATCATAACAGGCAAGCTAGACATTCTGGTTATTAACGATGTCATCAAAAATATTGTTCAGCAAAAACCAAGCATCACCTGGAAGTCGGTTATTGGTGGTCATGAGGTAACCGGAAATGTTCAGCGTGCATCAATAGAAGCTATCAAATCAGCTGTTAACGAGGCCACGACTCATTGA
- the rpsI gene encoding 30S ribosomal protein S9 codes for MAEAKYDYGLGRRKSATARARLVKGKGQITINGKPAAEYLDGNKTLLAEVTDPLALVGKQQEFDVSVLVKGGGLAGQVDAIKMAIAKAITVGAPDLRGSLKKAELLRRDSRKKERKKYGLRSARKREQYSKR; via the coding sequence ATGGCTGAAGCAAAATACGACTACGGTCTTGGCCGTCGCAAGAGTGCAACCGCTCGCGCACGTCTCGTAAAAGGCAAAGGTCAGATCACGATTAACGGCAAGCCAGCAGCAGAGTACCTCGACGGTAACAAAACGCTACTCGCTGAGGTTACCGACCCTCTAGCGTTAGTCGGCAAACAGCAAGAGTTCGACGTCAGCGTTCTTGTAAAAGGTGGTGGCCTCGCGGGGCAGGTCGACGCAATCAAGATGGCTATCGCAAAAGCGATCACCGTTGGTGCGCCAGATCTTCGCGGTTCACTCAAAAAAGCCGAGCTACTACGCCGAGACTCACGCAAGAAAGAACGCAAGAAGTACGGTCTTCGTAGCGCCCGCAAACGCGAACAATACTCAAAGCGTTAA
- the rplM gene encoding 50S ribosomal protein L13: MAEFKTFSQKPADISRRWILIDAKDATLGRLSTEIAKYLIGKYKPTYTPHVDSGDYVVVINASEVPVTGAKETDKIYYRHSGFPGGLKEAQLKEVREKYPERIIESAVKGMLPKNKLAKERMARLRIFPGAQHTHEAQKPEKVEVK; encoded by the coding sequence ATGGCTGAATTCAAGACATTCTCACAAAAACCAGCAGATATTAGCCGTCGATGGATTCTAATAGACGCAAAAGATGCGACGCTTGGCCGTCTCTCAACAGAGATTGCTAAATATCTTATCGGTAAATATAAGCCAACTTACACACCTCACGTTGATAGTGGCGACTACGTTGTTGTCATCAACGCTTCAGAGGTACCGGTAACTGGCGCCAAAGAAACTGATAAGATTTACTACCGCCACAGCGGGTTCCCAGGTGGACTCAAAGAGGCACAGCTCAAGGAAGTTCGTGAGAAATACCCAGAGCGCATCATTGAGTCAGCGGTAAAGGGCATGCTGCCAAAGAACAAGCTCGCAAAAGAGCGTATGGCACGCCTCCGCATATTCCCGGGTGCTCAACATACCCACGAGGCGCAAAAGCCAGAGAAAGTAGAGGTAAAGTAA
- the rplQ gene encoding 50S ribosomal protein L17: MHRHGYKGRKFGRETDQRRALIKGLATSLVMEERIETTLPKAKELVRYIEKLITKAKKGDLANRRAVIAGLSTQIAAVKLVDQIAPQLSGRTSGHVRVERTRLRVGDGAQMAIIEFVDELKAMPKEVKEEAKK; encoded by the coding sequence ATGCACCGACACGGATACAAAGGACGCAAGTTCGGTCGTGAAACCGACCAACGCCGTGCGCTCATCAAAGGCCTCGCGACTAGTCTCGTGATGGAGGAGAGAATTGAAACTACTCTTCCAAAGGCCAAAGAGCTCGTACGGTATATAGAAAAACTCATCACCAAAGCCAAGAAGGGCGATCTAGCTAATCGACGTGCAGTAATTGCTGGTCTCAGCACTCAAATCGCAGCCGTCAAGCTTGTCGATCAAATCGCTCCTCAACTCAGTGGTCGCACCAGTGGTCACGTCCGCGTTGAGCGAACCCGCCTACGCGTTGGTGACGGAGCGCAAATGGCAATTATCGAGTTCGTTGACGAACTCAAAGCAATGCCAAAAGAAGTCAAAGAGGAGGCTAAGAAATAA
- a CDS encoding DNA-directed RNA polymerase subunit alpha, producing the protein MSKVIHNPALAKVVDNDSNSATFVVEPLQAGYGNTLGNSLRRVLLSSIRGGAVVAFRIEGATHEFTTVPGVQEDVVDITLNLKGINFRVETDEPVELRLEKKGAGVVTAGDIKLTADVEVMNPDAVICTIDDPKKSVVIDLVVEAGRGYQSIEESSKNRLHSDMIAVDAMFSPVTRVRFKVDSTRVGQETNLDKLELTIETDHSISPRDAFEEASAILVNQYTALAGSTTVESAPALGTTSEEEVSELNTPIEELGLSARTANALINNEIRTVHDLVTLSEQDLRELKGFGSKALDEVKDKLAELEL; encoded by the coding sequence ATGTCTAAAGTAATTCACAATCCAGCTCTCGCTAAAGTAGTCGACAACGACAGCAACAGCGCGACATTTGTCGTAGAACCACTTCAGGCTGGCTACGGGAACACTCTAGGTAACTCACTTCGCCGAGTACTACTTTCTAGCATCAGAGGCGGAGCAGTTGTTGCATTTCGCATTGAAGGCGCAACTCATGAGTTCACGACAGTTCCTGGTGTCCAGGAAGATGTAGTCGACATCACCCTTAATCTCAAGGGTATCAACTTCCGCGTCGAGACCGACGAGCCAGTTGAGCTTCGCCTCGAGAAAAAAGGCGCAGGTGTTGTCACTGCTGGCGACATTAAGCTCACCGCTGACGTCGAAGTCATGAATCCAGACGCAGTGATCTGTACCATTGACGACCCTAAGAAATCGGTTGTTATTGATCTCGTCGTAGAGGCGGGTCGTGGCTACCAGTCGATCGAAGAATCGTCAAAAAATCGTCTACACAGCGACATGATTGCTGTCGACGCAATGTTTAGCCCAGTAACTCGCGTTCGCTTCAAGGTTGACTCAACTCGCGTTGGCCAAGAAACCAATCTCGACAAGCTCGAGCTAACTATCGAGACAGATCATTCAATCAGTCCACGCGACGCGTTTGAAGAGGCCTCAGCAATCCTTGTTAACCAGTACACGGCACTTGCTGGATCGACTACTGTTGAATCAGCACCTGCACTTGGTACTACTAGCGAGGAAGAGGTTAGCGAGCTAAACACCCCAATTGAAGAGCTTGGTCTGAGCGCTCGCACTGCGAACGCACTGATCAACAACGAAATCCGCACCGTTCACGACCTGGTCACACTTTCAGAGCAAGACCTACGTGAGCTAAAAGGATTTGGCAGTAAGGCTCTCGACGAAGTTAAAGATAAATTAGCAGAACTGGAGCTATAG
- the rpsD gene encoding 30S ribosomal protein S4 has translation MARDTSPIVKQSRREGVALHPKAHKIMARKSGIPGEHAGGRQGKQSMYATQLREKQKVRRMYGLLEKQFAKLMDEATRKPGLSGENLLRFLELRLDNAVYRAGFATSRRAARQLVSHGHFMLNDRRVDIPSIRLKVGDVITVRPKSTKSGYFSQINDIHGSTTQGPLSWIKSDIKKLKIEVTGLPKREEAEADINEQLIVEYYSR, from the coding sequence ATGGCACGCGATACTTCCCCAATTGTGAAGCAGAGCCGCCGAGAAGGCGTTGCGCTTCACCCAAAAGCACACAAAATTATGGCTCGAAAGAGCGGTATCCCTGGTGAGCATGCTGGTGGACGCCAAGGCAAACAGAGCATGTACGCAACTCAGCTTCGCGAGAAGCAAAAGGTTCGTCGCATGTATGGCTTGCTAGAAAAACAATTTGCAAAACTGATGGACGAAGCAACCAGGAAACCGGGGCTTTCAGGCGAAAACCTTCTCCGCTTCCTAGAACTTCGACTCGACAACGCTGTTTATCGCGCAGGATTTGCCACTAGCCGTCGCGCTGCTCGTCAGCTCGTCAGTCACGGACACTTCATGCTAAACGATCGTCGTGTCGACATTCCATCAATTCGCCTAAAGGTTGGCGACGTTATCACCGTCCGACCAAAAAGCACAAAGTCTGGCTACTTTTCTCAGATAAACGACATTCATGGCAGTACAACTCAAGGCCCACTCAGCTGGATCAAGAGCGATATCAAGAAGCTAAAGATTGAAGTAACTGGGCTGCCAAAGCGAGAAGAAGCTGAAGCAGATATCAATGAGCAGCTAATTGTTGAGTACTACTCACGCTAA
- the rpsK gene encoding 30S ribosomal protein S11, with translation MADAKSASSKKKQRRSVPIGQLHIQATFNNTIVTFADTKGNVLSASSAGACGFRGSKKGTAYAAQVAAEKAAEAAKTGYGLSTVDVFVKGVGLGRDAAIRALSNFDMTVNSIKDVTGVPHGGVRPRKARRA, from the coding sequence ATGGCAGACGCTAAATCAGCATCAAGCAAAAAGAAGCAACGCCGATCAGTCCCAATTGGTCAGTTGCATATTCAGGCAACGTTCAACAACACGATTGTTACGTTCGCCGACACAAAAGGTAATGTCCTCAGTGCAAGCAGCGCTGGAGCATGTGGCTTCCGCGGAAGCAAAAAGGGTACTGCGTATGCAGCCCAAGTTGCCGCAGAAAAGGCCGCAGAAGCAGCTAAAACAGGCTATGGTCTATCAACCGTTGACGTATTTGTCAAAGGTGTCGGACTCGGTCGAGACGCTGCTATCCGCGCACTCAGCAACTTTGACATGACCGTAAATAGCATCAAGGATGTCACCGGTGTTCCACACGGCGGTGTACGTCCACGAAAGGCACGAAGGGCATAA
- the rpsM gene encoding 30S ribosomal protein S13: MARISGVVIPSEKQVQIALTYIYGIGPKHAKSILAAAKIEPTTRVKDLTEAEEQKLRDIIDKDYVTEGDLQRLVANNIKRLKDVNAYRGLRHKAGLPTRGQRTRTNARTRKGKAVAVGGAQPKAASKT; encoded by the coding sequence ATGGCTCGAATCTCTGGGGTAGTTATCCCATCTGAGAAACAAGTGCAGATCGCGCTGACGTATATCTACGGCATCGGTCCAAAGCACGCAAAGAGCATCCTTGCGGCGGCAAAGATTGAGCCGACCACTCGTGTGAAAGACCTCACCGAGGCTGAAGAGCAGAAGCTTCGCGACATTATCGACAAGGATTATGTCACCGAAGGTGATCTGCAACGCCTGGTCGCAAACAATATCAAACGCCTCAAAGATGTAAATGCCTACCGTGGTCTTCGCCACAAGGCGGGACTACCAACACGCGGTCAGCGTACCCGAACGAACGCACGAACTCGCAAGGGTAAGGCAGTCGCAGTCGGTGGAGCACAACCTAAGGCAGCAAGTAAGACGTAG
- the rpmJ gene encoding 50S ribosomal protein L36: MKVRASVKKISPDDQLVRRKGRLRVINKKKPKNKQRQG, encoded by the coding sequence ATGAAAGTTCGTGCGAGTGTCAAAAAGATCAGTCCTGATGATCAACTGGTCCGACGCAAAGGTCGCCTCCGTGTCATCAACAAGAAAAAACCTAAGAATAAGCAAAGGCAGGGTTAA
- the infA gene encoding translation initiation factor IF-1, with the protein MASSKEVIKLRGKVVEALPNTQFKVELENGLSIIAHISGKMRKHYIRLVPGDTVEVELTPYDLTKGRIVFRVRD; encoded by the coding sequence ATGGCGAGTTCCAAGGAAGTAATTAAATTGCGCGGAAAGGTAGTGGAAGCACTGCCTAATACTCAATTTAAGGTGGAATTGGAGAACGGCCTGAGTATTATCGCTCATATAAGCGGCAAGATGCGCAAGCACTATATCCGCTTGGTACCAGGCGATACCGTAGAAGTCGAGTTGACCCCGTACGACCTCACAAAGGGCAGAATCGTCTTCCGCGTACGTGATTAA